One window of Candidatus Methylarchaceae archaeon HK02M2 genomic DNA carries:
- a CDS encoding universal stress protein has protein sequence MEEKDLLRKVLVPVDGSESSLLALQTTRTIAKKTGATVTILHVIRAMEEYYRILYAAQGLAYDIPRNVIMEIIKFTEKESNKIVNDAQALLSEEEIIADIKILRDIDPADSILEFSKKDHYDLIVMGARGKNEKEPYALGSVTKKVIRHTTCPILFTKRDCDLSNLLICIDGSEYSIKALNYVVKFSEGIGSKITLLYVQEPRLHTSSPKVAQELSERIFSRASGAIERRGLEFDKKVEFGVISDSIIEFAEKWNYDLIVLGSRGLGTAKRFLLGSVSDVVSHKAKCSVLIFPAKRET, from the coding sequence ATGGAAGAAAAAGATCTTTTAAGAAAAGTTCTTGTCCCAGTAGATGGATCTGAATCAAGTCTTCTGGCTTTACAGACAACGAGAACGATTGCTAAAAAGACTGGAGCAACTGTAACTATTTTACATGTCATACGTGCCATGGAGGAATATTATAGAATCTTATACGCAGCTCAAGGGCTGGCATACGATATTCCTCGTAATGTAATAATGGAGATCATAAAATTTACCGAAAAAGAATCGAATAAGATTGTAAACGATGCACAGGCTTTGTTGAGTGAAGAAGAGATAATAGCAGACATAAAAATACTTAGAGATATCGATCCTGCTGATAGTATCTTAGAGTTCTCAAAGAAAGATCATTACGATCTAATCGTCATGGGAGCCCGTGGGAAAAACGAGAAGGAACCTTATGCTTTGGGAAGCGTAACCAAGAAAGTCATCAGACACACTACGTGTCCAATACTTTTCACTAAAAGAGATTGCGATCTATCCAATCTACTTATATGCATCGATGGCTCTGAGTACTCGATTAAAGCACTAAATTATGTTGTTAAATTTTCTGAAGGGATTGGTTCAAAAATCACTTTACTTTATGTTCAAGAACCCCGATTGCATACTTCATCACCAAAAGTAGCTCAGGAGTTAAGTGAACGTATTTTTTCAAGGGCTTCAGGTGCCATTGAAAGAAGAGGCCTGGAATTTGATAAGAAAGTTGAGTTCGGAGTCATATCAGATAGCATCATCGAGTTTGCTGAAAAGTGGAATTATGACTTGATTGTTTTAGGGAGCAGAGGGCTAGGAACTGCTAAGCGATTCTTGCTCGGAAGTGTAAGTGATGTGGTAAGCCATAAAGCTAAATGTTCAGTTTTAATATTTCCAGCTAAACGTGAAACTTGA